The Euphorbia lathyris chromosome 3, ddEupLath1.1, whole genome shotgun sequence genome contains a region encoding:
- the LOC136221568 gene encoding LEAF RUST 10 DISEASE-RESISTANCEUS RECEPTOR-LIKE PROTEIN KINASE-like 2.5: protein MNSQKLLFPYFFPLILLFNAASSNSNKINNICSPSSCGNIHNITYPFRLKSDPKTCGLDTYQLSCENNSTVLYLDGIGKFNVQAINYHNLTIRISDSGVDKDNWSTTPHFSLSTLIFNYFSLLSYTWYRNDGTHSWYLAESVNFIKCLNPVTSPNYLDMSGCVNGDSNSSFYSYAFVGDFVGYDLMKNCSLEMISLMPKSDSKMVKFVEVHREMAFGFELSWHNLLCPNCSMFGCYIDGKSGRIGDCEDTSTNYAAIESLHDAFQEWRSNIWYLFGTNFNFHILHLRIKMDLENVHPVYKFIYESLYSLTCLGTFLFLRNICGIVLITTFLIYKWRRRHFSEYKSIEDFLQNQNNLMPVRYTFSDIKKMTGNFKEKLGKGGFGSVYKGKLRSGQFAAVKILENSKTNGQDFINEVATIGKIHHANIVQLVGFCCERSKFALVYEFMPNGSLDKHIVSQKVESITLSWEKLYEISVGVARGIEYLHHGCEMQILHFDIKPHNILLDENFAPKISDFGLAKLYPRRGNIEALTAAQGTIGYMAPELFYKNIGSVSYKADVYSFGMLLLEITGRRKNLNTLLENSGQSYYSCWVYDQLFDEKFVSEDTSEEENKIARKLIIIGLWCIQMQPSNRPAMNKVVEMLEGDLESLEVPPRPLQYTMDLLQSTGTESSWITDDFTKSGSLEESEVEFEESISLIQNQVN from the exons ATGAATTCACAAAAGCTTCTCTTTCCCTACTTTTTTCCCCTAATTTTACTCTTCAACGCTGCTTCTTCCAATTCCAACAAAATAAACAACATTTGCTCTCCTTCTTCATGTGGAAACATTCACAACATCACTTACCCTTTCCGATTAAAATCCGATCCAAAAACCTGCGGACTTGATACTTACCAACTATCCTGCGAAAACAATTCCACTGTCTTATATCTCGACGGTATCGGAAAATTCAATGTGCAGGCAATCAACTACCACAACTTAACAATCCGAATCTCCGATTCCGGGGTTGATAAAGACAATTGGTCAACCACTCCTCATTTTTCATTATCAACATTAATTTTCAATTACTTTAGTTTACTTTCATATACTTGGTACAGAAATGATGGGACACATAGCTGGTACTTAGCAGAATCAGTTAATTTCATCAAGTGTTTGAATCCTGTTACTTCTCCGAATTACTTGGACATGAGTGGATGTGTTAATGGTGATTCTAATTCATCGTTCTATAGTTATGCTTTTGTGGGAGATTTTGTTGGGTATGATTTGATGAAGAATTGTAGTCTTGAAATGATATCTTTGATGCCGAAAAGCGATTCGAAGATGGTGAAGTTCGTTGAAGTTCATAGGGAGATGGCGTTTGGGTTTGAGCTTTCATGGCATAACTTGTTGTGTCCAAATTGTTCAATGTTTGGGTGTTATATCGATGGAAAATCAGGCAGGATTGGTGATTGTGAAGATACTTCGACCA ATTATGCAGCTATAGAGTCATTACATGATGCATTCCAAG aATGGCGCTCGAATATCTGGTATCTCTTTGGTACAAATTTCAATTTTCATATTCTGCATTTACGAATCAAAA TGGATCTCGAAAACGTTCATCCGGTCTACAAGTTTATTTATGAGTCCTTATATTCATTGACTTGTCTAG GAACATTTCTCTTCCTAAGAAATATATGTGGAATTGTACTCATAACCacatttttaatctataaaTGGAGAAGAAGGCATTTTTCAGAATATAAGTCCATTGAAGACTTCTTGCAAAATCAAAATAATCTCATGCCGGTAAGATACACTTTCTCagacataaaaaaaatgaccggaaattttaaagaaaaactGGGTAAAGGAGGATTCGGTTCTGTATATAAAGGAAAACTAAGAAGTGGTCAATTTGCAGCAGTAAAGATACTAGAAAATTCGAAAACGAATGGACAAGATTTTATCAATGAAGTTGCTACAATTGGCAAGATTCACCATGCTAATATAGTACAATTGGTTGGTTTTTGTTGCGAGAGATCAAAGTTTGCTCTTGTTTATGAATTTATGCCTAATGGATCTCTTGATAAACATATAGTTTCCCAAAAAGTTGAATCCATAACTTTAAGTTGGGAAAAATTATATGAAATTTCTGTAGGAGTGGCTCGTGGAATTGAATATCTCCATCATGGTTGTGAGATGCAAATCCTTCATTTTGATATCAAGCCTCACAATATTCTTCTTGATGAAAACTTTGCCCCAAAAATTTCGGATTTCGGACTTGCTAAACTTTATCCAAGAAGGGGGAATATTGAAGCCCTTACAGCAGCACAAGGAACAATTGGATATATGGCACCTGAGTTATTTTATAAGAACATTGGAAGTGTCTCGTATAAAGCTGATGTGTATAGTTTTGGAATGTTACTATTGGAAATTACAGGCAGAAGGAAGAACTTGAACACATTGTTGGAGAACTCTGGGCAAAGTTACTACTCATGTTGGGTTTATGATCAGCTCTTTGATGAAAAGTTTGTGTCAGAAGACACATCAGAGGAGGAAAATAAAATTGCAAGGAAACTGATTATAATAGGATTATGGTGCATACAAATGCAACCATCGAATCGGCCTGCAATGAATAAAGTTGTGGAAATGCTCGAAGGAGATTTGGAAAGTCTAGAAGTGCCTCCTAGACCTCTTCAGTACACAATGGATTTACTACAGAGTACTGGCACAGAATCATCATGGATAACAGATGATTTTACAAAGTCAGGCAGCTTGGAAGAAAGTGAAGTTGAATTTGAAGAATCAATCAGCCTAATACAAAATCAAGTTAATTAA
- the LOC136221569 gene encoding rust resistance kinase Lr10-like: protein MMKCSSDKLVLYFSCFFFFSVIKFSHVHGLVEDINTCKSSSRCGKNGPSVRFPFRIKGKQPDNCGHPEHWFDLSCSQNNQTILHLTPSWNLTIKNINYTSQIISAYDSQGCTPGKILNFNSSLSPFRFHDIYDQYDTTLLDCSSKNESTEIGIVNCLRDVHHHPVHRMPSNDTVGYYEYFLSCVKMNDISYVPFDYLELQQKKLNLSWSEPDCRSCEANGEYCRLRRNTKNFKTECYGKPGSLTKFIAVSTTLGSILLVGAVVVLYRLYSYYKMKKDYQTKIEKFLEDYKSFKPTRFSYAHLKRMTNQFKDELGQGAYGTAYRGKLSDEILVAVKVLNHSKANGEEFINEVGTIGRIHHVNVVRLVGFCAEGFRRALVYEYLPNDSLQKFISSADAKDNFLGWKRLHDIVLGVAKGIDYLHQGCDQRILHFDIKPQNILLDHDFNPKVSDFGLAKLCGKDQSIVSMTTAKGTIGYMAPEVFSRNFGNVSFKSDVYSFGMLILEMVGGRNIVDEKKENDEQIYFPEWIYNLLEEGEDLRLEIGEEGDAKIAKKLAIVGLWCIQWNPTDRPCMKTVIQIMEGDGENLPIPPNPFASTTSATKKAKKAGKRIHLELEIISETE, encoded by the exons ATGATGAAATGCTCATCGGACAAGCTGGTTTTGTATTTCtcttgcttcttcttcttctctgtgaTCAAATTCAGTCATGTTCATGGACTAGTAGAAGACATCAACACCTGCAAATCATCATCAAGATGTGGAAAAAACGGACCATCCGTCCGATTTCCGTTCAGAATAAAAGGAAAACAACCAGACAACTGCGGGCATCCCGAACACTGGTTCGACCTCTCCTGCTCCCAAAACAACCAAACCATTCTTCACTTAACACCCTCATGGAACCTCACCATAAAAAACATCAACTACACTTCTCAAATCATCTCTGCATATGATTCTCAAGGTTGCACTCCAGGAAAAATTCTAAATTtcaattcatctctttctcctTTCCGTTTTCATGACATTTATGACCAATATGACACCACATTGTTAGATTGCTCTTCAAAGAATGAATCTACAGAAATTGGAATAGTCAACTGTTTAAGAGATGTCCATCATCACCCAGTTCATAGGATGCCCTCAAACGACACCGTTGGTTACTATGAGTATTTTTTGTCTTGTGTTAAGATGAATGATATTTCATATGTTCCCTTTGATTATCTCGAATTACAGCAAAAAAAGCTTAATTTGAGTTGGTCTGAGCCGGATTGTAGATCTTGTGAAGCTAATGGCGAGTATTGTAGATTGCGAAGGAACACAAAGAATTTTAAAACTGAATGCTATGGCAAACCAG GCTCATTAACCAAGTTCATAGCAGTAAGTACAACATTGGGTTCAATTCTTCTTGTTGGAGCAGTAGTTGTGCTCTATAGGCTGTATAGCTACTACAAAATGAAAAAAGACTATCAAACAAAGATTGAAAAGTTCTTAGAAGATTACAAATCTTTCAAGCCAACAAGATTTTCTTATGCTCATCTTAAGAGAATGACAAACCAATTCAAGGATGAATTAGGCCAAGGAGCTTATGGAACTGCGTACAGAGGAAAGTTATCTGATGAAATTCTTGTAGCTGTTAAAGTACTCAATCACTCCAAAGCAAATGGTGAAGAGTTCATCAATGAAGTTGGAACAATTGGCAGAATTCATCATGTCAATGTGGTTCGCCTGGTCGGATTTTGTGCTGAAGGGTTTCGACGAGCTTTAGTTTATGAGTATCTGCCAAATGATTCACTGCAAAAGTTCATATCTTCAGCAGATGCAAAGGACAATTTCCTTGGATGGAAAAGACTTCATGATATTGTTCTTGGCGTCGCTAAAGGAATAGACTATCTTCATCAAGGGTGTGATCAAAGAATCCTCCATTTCGACATAAAACCACAAAACATACTGCTTGATCATGACTTCAATCCGAAAGTTTCTGATTTCGGTTTGGCTAAGTTGTGTGGTAAGGATCAAAGTATAGTGTCCATGACAACCGCTAAAGGAACTATTGGGTACATGGCGCCTGAAGTGTTCTCTAGGAATTTCGGGAATGTTTCGTTTAAGTCAGATGTTTATAGTTTTGGAATGTTGATTTTAGAAATGGTTGGAGGAAGAAATATTGTTGATGAGAAAAAGGAGAATGACGAGCAAATATATTTTCCGGAATGGATATATAATCTGttggaagaaggagaagatttAAGGTTGGAAATTGGAGAAGAAGGAGATGCTAAAATCGCAAAGAAGCTTGCAATCGTGGGGCTATGGTGCATACAGTGGAATCCAACAGATCGACCTTGTATGAAAACTGTTATCCAAATTATGGAAGGAGATGGAGAAAATTTACCGATACCTCCTAATCCTTTTGCTTCAACTACTTCCGCAACTAAGAAGGCGAAAAAGGCTGGAAAACGAATTCATCTAGAGTTGGAGATCATTTCGGAAACAGAGTAA